A single genomic interval of Pseudomonadota bacterium harbors:
- a CDS encoding transposase — protein SLRKVTKNRGSFPNDTAMLKLLYLALHNIAKKWTMPIRDWRAALNQFSIIFEGRLPVY, from the coding sequence GTCACTGCGTAAAGTGACCAAAAACCGAGGCTCATTCCCTAATGACACCGCTATGCTGAAGCTGCTCTACTTGGCGTTGCATAATATTGCAAAAAAGTGGACGATGCCGATCAGGGACTGGAGAGCGGCCCTGAACCAATTCTCAATCATATTTGAAGGCCGGTTACCGGTTTACTGA
- a CDS encoding MFS transporter → MKNISLNPMFRYLIVLTIGATLGLQAWRTLFNNFAVEVVHLNGAQIGVIQSIREVPGFLSLLAIYFILFIKEHHLSALSVLCLGLGIAATGLLPSYSGLILTTLIMSSGFHYFETTNQSLTLQYFDKLRSPLVFGAQRRAAAGANIAVGIFIYLAEPLTGYTQLYLILGGLLVVMGLWGFSQKPMDTSLPPQHKRMILRKKYRLFYFLTFMAGARRQIFIAFAVFLMVQKFKFSVREVAILFLVNNAINFYLSPMIGKAIVRFGERRVLSLEYSALILVFLGYTLVQSKMALAGLYILDHIFFNFAIAIRTFFQKISDPRDVAPSMAVGFTINHISAVLIPALGGLIWMIDYRLVFFAGAGMSLISLLASQLINTATD, encoded by the coding sequence ATGAAAAATATCTCGTTGAATCCGATGTTCCGTTACCTGATCGTCCTGACCATCGGAGCAACCCTCGGCCTGCAGGCCTGGCGCACCCTGTTCAACAATTTTGCCGTCGAAGTGGTCCATCTCAACGGCGCCCAGATCGGGGTTATTCAATCCATTCGCGAAGTTCCCGGCTTTCTCTCCCTGCTGGCAATTTACTTTATCCTTTTCATCAAGGAACATCATCTCTCGGCTCTGTCGGTCCTCTGCCTGGGGCTCGGCATCGCGGCCACCGGCCTGCTTCCCAGCTACAGCGGCCTGATTCTGACCACTCTGATCATGAGTTCCGGCTTTCACTATTTTGAGACCACCAATCAATCCCTGACCCTGCAATACTTTGACAAACTCAGGTCGCCCCTGGTTTTCGGGGCCCAGCGGCGGGCGGCGGCGGGAGCCAACATCGCGGTCGGCATCTTTATCTATCTTGCCGAGCCCCTGACCGGCTACACACAGCTGTACCTGATTCTCGGCGGCCTGCTGGTCGTTATGGGGCTCTGGGGCTTTTCGCAGAAACCCATGGATACAAGCCTGCCGCCCCAACACAAGAGAATGATCTTGCGAAAAAAATATCGGCTCTTTTATTTCCTGACCTTCATGGCCGGAGCCCGTCGTCAGATTTTCATCGCCTTCGCGGTCTTTCTCATGGTGCAGAAATTTAAATTTTCCGTGCGCGAGGTGGCCATCCTTTTTCTGGTCAACAACGCGATTAATTTCTATCTCAGCCCCATGATCGGCAAAGCCATTGTCCGTTTCGGCGAACGCCGGGTTCTGAGCCTGGAATACAGCGCCCTGATTCTTGTCTTTCTGGGCTACACCCTGGTCCAGAGCAAAATGGCGCTCGCCGGGCTCTACATTCTCGATCATATCTTCTTTAACTTCGCCATCGCTATCCGCACCTTCTTTCAGAAAATCAGCGACCCCCGCGACGTCGCCCCGAGCATGGCGGTGGGGTTTACCATCAATCACATTTCCGCCGTGCTCATTCCGGCGCTGGGCGGTCTGATCTGGATGATCGATTACCGCCTGGTCTTCTTCGCCGGAGCCGGCATGAGCCTGATTTCCCTGCTCGCTTCGCAGTTGATTAACACCGCCACCGACTGA
- a CDS encoding DNA-binding protein translates to MKRLLTGLVVMLVIAVAAVFMVMQNHKNAHSAKIAGHSEYESAKKAQPSSAALSGKVLETMDSGGYTYVLLETASGERWVAVPQIQVEVGRTLSLAPGMVMADFKSETLNRTFSEIVFSSGLSGDPTPGAALVAGECPGGYGGEGGNAGLQGGAAEGMASGMTGMGSMKSSGRVTVPPLDLAIEKAEGQNAFTVAELFARATELSQRQITVRGKVVKVSSNIMGKNWVHLQDGSGVPEKGTHDLVLTTQQQPVVGEILVAVGILSADKDFGSGYRYDVIIEETEFR, encoded by the coding sequence ATGAAACGTCTGTTAACTGGTCTTGTGGTGATGCTTGTGATCGCGGTGGCCGCAGTTTTTATGGTCATGCAGAATCATAAAAACGCCCATTCCGCCAAAATCGCCGGTCATTCCGAATATGAATCTGCAAAGAAAGCCCAGCCCAGTTCCGCCGCTCTCAGCGGTAAGGTTCTGGAGACGATGGACAGCGGCGGCTATACTTATGTGTTGTTGGAAACCGCGTCCGGGGAAAGATGGGTGGCCGTTCCCCAAATTCAGGTCGAGGTCGGCCGGACATTGTCCTTGGCTCCGGGAATGGTGATGGCTGATTTCAAAAGTGAAACCTTAAACCGTACTTTTTCTGAGATCGTATTTTCATCCGGTCTCAGCGGGGACCCGACGCCGGGTGCGGCCTTGGTCGCCGGCGAGTGCCCTGGAGGTTACGGCGGTGAGGGGGGAAACGCCGGGTTGCAGGGGGGCGCGGCGGAAGGTATGGCCAGCGGCATGACGGGCATGGGCTCGATGAAATCTTCCGGTCGGGTAACCGTCCCGCCACTGGATCTGGCCATTGAAAAGGCCGAGGGACAAAATGCCTTCACCGTGGCCGAACTTTTCGCCCGGGCGACCGAACTCAGCCAACGGCAAATCACGGTTCGGGGCAAAGTGGTTAAGGTTTCCAGTAATATCATGGGGAAAAACTGGGTTCATCTGCAGGATGGCAGCGGGGTTCCGGAAAAAGGCACGCATGATCTGGTGCTGACCACGCAGCAACAGCCTGTCGTCGGGGAAATTCTGGTTGCTGTGGGCATCTTGTCTGCCGATAAGGACTTTGGCTCCGGTTACCGTTACGACGTGATTATTGAGGAAACTGAGTTCAGGTAA
- a CDS encoding 4Fe-4S dicluster domain-containing protein — translation MALKRRKVDFRRDFEFTFNGARLFDCDTYVEDIKKQAGADFAAMREQRDFIGDGNSAAVNVLKRTVTGLVGYPITPSTPIAEGMAKAYADGFVNAFGERIFYFQPESELGAMAFLEGAASQGGRYADNTSSQGLTYKYKNMYSVAGKRLPVVMTMQTRELNKGGLSIHNGHADLYAARGSGWLQFMSADNQEMHHLIPLAFKAIEQRQVMLPAIVAGEGFQKSHSIENIKIVSDQFLKYFLGEPNRLFQPDFDNPVLMGTFTDIGATMPTQMKQDLALLNAKKYVKAAMRVMNAILGTTLDVVEDYHAAESEYVVVCLGAAAGTMKEAIDYYRGRGVSVGLLRPVLFYPVCTEELARGIQNAKVVSVLEKTALANERYLLRDVKHAAYNERTGRSFNPVITSGIYGLGSQDFSVEDCFAVIENMLSQKPKGIYAVGIKGPQVLEKVVHEDFVESEVGLAFIGVGAEGVKTAQETLAKIIAKAGKYVQTSAKYGASRKGGMVVMNARVGTAPIRNCSDVSKVETLAVFNDKYLLDDSLLGFIRGIKAGGYLVVNTCKSFAELQAQASVEVRRLLAGAAFNVVLLDATGASLARLKRNLPGTPILGAINRIIELLPGKSFIEAFRKELASKFTGPKAVLVDVNLELLEVPYELIPAARGKAARAVSGIEKAVEKVPPAKKIYYDPPLSRGYHENDEHATLTFPSVLGDKYRPLFIETVLRPLQRGEEISWNQFHNIVPARTSEYNDASLIGTALPVFSADKCIACGLCIASCPDNALRVTLLYEREYHGLPEAARKQFRPLDLSRFTGYGDAVFKECYLNINVMPQFCKGCGACVEVCKSKAFAMLDKSEGQKEKESHFLDPQVFAMDVSATVAPYVKENRYLQQLMLLYSGQKFLPGGHTLCPGCGEGIIENLVFAAAEMVRRNPRLIADFYRSIPALMTREHGRGLQHMIDHGFNVYTINATGCAEVSCLGNPYNSRVYSAGHYGFGTASAAALGARVSLFNAFRNLYLDKLTKVLVFGGDGSFYDIGNQGLNFALGENQDVTWIIYNNEAYMNTGFQKSGASRFGSNRTTSPYGMELQGKDDFHREIVGQAMVIPGVYVARLSLANPLYAIRVLIEAIAYKGPSLIEFFSPCPTGQGLATDDLPIRLSKMMVESRAWTVFTRKPYARIDLSANPDSEELYPRTRQVRGQEVRPASFRDIVNLSGQFTGDAKAIDEIVRVNERQNLYLWALNQYRAGIRSDVPTAEELERLISER, via the coding sequence TGGGTTATCCGATCACTCCCTCGACACCGATTGCCGAAGGTATGGCCAAGGCTTACGCCGATGGTTTTGTCAATGCCTTCGGCGAGCGCATTTTCTATTTTCAGCCCGAGAGCGAACTAGGCGCCATGGCTTTTCTTGAAGGCGCCGCTTCGCAGGGCGGGCGCTACGCCGACAATACTTCTTCCCAGGGCCTGACCTATAAATATAAAAATATGTATTCGGTGGCCGGTAAACGACTGCCGGTGGTCATGACCATGCAGACCCGCGAACTCAACAAGGGCGGCCTCAGCATTCATAACGGTCACGCCGATCTGTACGCCGCCCGCGGCTCCGGCTGGCTGCAGTTCATGAGCGCCGACAATCAGGAAATGCATCATCTCATTCCACTGGCCTTCAAGGCGATTGAACAGCGCCAGGTCATGCTGCCGGCGATTGTCGCGGGCGAGGGTTTTCAGAAAAGCCACAGTATCGAGAATATCAAGATTGTTTCCGATCAGTTTCTCAAATATTTTCTCGGTGAACCCAACCGCCTTTTCCAGCCCGATTTCGACAACCCCGTTCTGATGGGAACCTTCACCGATATCGGCGCGACCATGCCGACCCAGATGAAGCAGGATCTGGCCCTGCTCAACGCCAAGAAATATGTCAAAGCGGCGATGCGGGTCATGAACGCGATTCTGGGAACCACGCTGGATGTGGTGGAAGATTATCATGCCGCCGAATCCGAGTACGTGGTGGTTTGTCTCGGGGCTGCGGCCGGCACCATGAAGGAGGCCATCGATTATTATCGCGGCCGCGGGGTTTCGGTCGGTTTGTTGCGCCCGGTTCTCTTTTATCCGGTCTGCACCGAGGAGCTGGCGCGCGGCATTCAGAACGCCAAGGTGGTGTCGGTGCTCGAAAAAACCGCACTCGCCAATGAGCGCTACCTGCTGCGCGATGTCAAGCATGCGGCTTACAACGAACGTACCGGCCGCTCGTTCAATCCGGTGATTACCTCCGGTATTTACGGACTCGGCAGTCAGGATTTCAGTGTCGAAGACTGTTTCGCCGTGATAGAAAACATGCTCTCGCAAAAACCCAAGGGGATCTATGCGGTCGGTATCAAGGGTCCCCAGGTTCTGGAAAAGGTCGTGCACGAGGATTTTGTCGAAAGCGAGGTCGGTCTGGCTTTTATCGGGGTCGGGGCCGAAGGGGTTAAAACCGCGCAGGAAACCCTGGCCAAGATCATCGCCAAGGCCGGCAAATACGTGCAGACCAGTGCCAAATACGGGGCTTCCCGCAAGGGCGGTATGGTGGTCATGAATGCCCGGGTGGGCACCGCACCGATCCGCAACTGTTCCGATGTCAGTAAGGTCGAAACCCTGGCGGTCTTCAACGATAAATATCTGCTTGATGACAGTTTGCTCGGTTTTATCAGGGGGATCAAGGCCGGGGGCTATCTCGTCGTCAATACGTGCAAGAGCTTTGCCGAGTTGCAGGCCCAGGCTTCCGTCGAGGTGCGCCGGCTGCTGGCCGGAGCCGCGTTTAATGTGGTCCTGCTGGATGCGACCGGTGCTTCCCTGGCCCGGCTCAAACGTAACCTGCCGGGTACCCCGATTCTGGGCGCGATCAACCGGATTATTGAACTTTTGCCGGGAAAATCCTTCATTGAGGCTTTCCGCAAGGAGCTGGCGAGCAAATTCACCGGCCCGAAAGCCGTTCTGGTGGACGTCAATCTGGAGCTGCTGGAAGTTCCTTACGAGCTCATTCCCGCTGCTCGGGGCAAAGCCGCTCGGGCTGTGAGCGGGATTGAGAAGGCTGTGGAAAAGGTTCCGCCTGCGAAAAAAATCTACTACGATCCACCGCTTTCCCGGGGCTACCACGAAAACGACGAGCACGCGACCCTGACCTTTCCCTCGGTTCTCGGTGACAAGTATCGGCCGCTTTTTATCGAGACGGTGCTGCGGCCGTTGCAGAGAGGCGAGGAGATTTCCTGGAACCAGTTTCATAATATCGTGCCGGCCCGGACCTCGGAGTACAACGACGCCAGTCTGATCGGCACCGCCCTGCCGGTGTTTTCGGCCGATAAATGTATCGCCTGTGGTCTTTGTATCGCCTCCTGTCCGGATAACGCCTTGCGCGTCACCTTGCTTTACGAACGTGAATACCATGGTCTGCCGGAGGCCGCTCGAAAGCAATTCAGACCTCTGGATCTGAGTCGGTTCACCGGTTACGGAGATGCGGTTTTCAAAGAATGCTATCTCAATATCAACGTTATGCCTCAGTTCTGCAAGGGTTGCGGGGCCTGTGTCGAGGTCTGCAAAAGCAAGGCTTTCGCCATGCTTGATAAAAGCGAGGGGCAAAAGGAAAAGGAAAGCCATTTTCTCGACCCACAGGTTTTCGCCATGGACGTCAGTGCCACCGTAGCTCCTTATGTCAAGGAAAACCGCTATCTGCAGCAACTCATGCTGTTGTACTCGGGCCAGAAATTTCTTCCCGGTGGGCATACCCTCTGTCCTGGTTGTGGTGAAGGTATCATCGAAAACCTGGTTTTCGCGGCGGCCGAGATGGTACGCCGCAATCCGCGTCTGATCGCCGATTTCTATCGCTCGATTCCGGCCCTGATGACCCGGGAACACGGTCGTGGCCTGCAGCACATGATTGACCACGGTTTTAATGTCTATACCATCAATGCCACCGGTTGCGCTGAGGTTTCCTGTCTCGGAAACCCCTATAACTCCAGGGTTTATTCCGCCGGTCACTATGGTTTCGGCACGGCCAGTGCGGCCGCGCTCGGTGCCCGGGTATCGCTGTTCAACGCCTTTCGCAACCTCTATCTGGATAAGCTGACCAAGGTTCTGGTCTTCGGCGGCGATGGTTCCTTCTACGATATCGGCAATCAGGGACTCAATTTCGCTCTGGGTGAAAATCAGGACGTGACCTGGATTATCTATAACAACGAAGCCTATATGAATACCGGTTTTCAGAAATCGGGAGCCAGTCGTTTCGGCTCTAACCGGACAACCTCGCCCTACGGCATGGAGCTGCAGGGCAAGGATGATTTTCACCGCGAAATTGTCGGCCAGGCGATGGTTATTCCCGGGGTCTATGTCGCCCGGCTGTCGCTGGCCAATCCCCTGTACGCCATTCGGGTTCTGATCGAGGCGATCGCTTACAAGGGACCCTCGTTGATTGAGTTTTTCTCTCCCTGTCCGACGGGGCAGGGCCTGGCTACCGACGATCTGCCGATCAGACTCTCGAAAATGATGGTTGAGTCCCGGGCCTGGACGGTTTTCACCCGTAAACCTTATGCCCGGATCGACCTGTCCGCCAATCCCGACTCCGAGGAACTCTATCCCCGAACCCGTCAGGTACGAGGTCAGGAGGTCAGGCCCGCGAGTTTTCGTGATATCGTTAATCTCTCGGGCCAGTTTACCGGTGACGCGAAGGCGATCGATGAGATTGTCCGGGTCAATGAGCGTCAGAACCTCTATCTGTGGGCGCTTAATCAGTATCGGGCCGGTATCAGGAGCGATGTTCCGACGGCCGAGGAGCTTGAACGTCTGATCAGTGAACGCTGA